From a region of the Poecile atricapillus isolate bPoeAtr1 chromosome 4, bPoeAtr1.hap1, whole genome shotgun sequence genome:
- the LOC131579103 gene encoding probable E3 ubiquitin-protein ligase HERC4, with translation MARGRRQRGRGSGAAGRTQSQRNEEVRCSNHDATHKLILFPSGKLSEHWAKPSANYPKARLVQELGNRNIVQVACGDQHAMALSRGGELFTWGQNTHGQLGVRIQTTFTPKPQLVERLKGIPIAQIAAGGAHSITVSLSGTVYSWGKNSFGQLGLGDTKDKDCPTYVGALEHWKTVFISCGEDHTAVLSKDGLVCTFGAGGSGQLGHNSTRNELLPRVVAELWGARVSHIACGRQYTVAYVPSLDKLYFFGSDDGQLEDERKTNQLIPLPINSPVNTGKSCQKKDASKKGIKITAGINQSFAHFKEKNSYLSRIATLEDKEVDAWISNSKCRRSIKKNIRLIFSSEACINGSFLDKRDKHFKTSKEVSGIDMSEVKRFYKKISKNQTVYQEVKQAILNLLTSLSSSFISPENFRVYLILPFLLNGKDIDSFLSLSLLAQAIMKLQPEGLQTLECLWANLETSFFKKLVIVYQRVSKKILFQFVLDYKAIGPSCLFNRDPTENAPLQILQMLYQVNSRTGFRVHENDFHVPEVKEIINLYSSFNIVTVLRKLSKYPCIFDRINKIHLHKTECRVLSNISPIPLRWIPEKWKFCIRRQCLLQDIWKNLKSASNQDFRKMLEVTFVGEMGEDRGGVSQELFSIAARTLCQPSASTFCHFPSGLVWFPKQASSCEDKDTFLMIGTLCGMALFNQRMVPFPFPRALYKKLLDLAPTLEDLEDLLPTVGRSLWRILNEESDSLDLDFTIMEGGDSTEVVELKENGANIPVTKDNRKEYIDLYVNYMFNKSVQKPFEDFMQGFLRGCPARNWKMFFPEELQVLLQGHTIFDWHLLEKNAMYGRYKKSDQTIRMFWTVFHKLPEEKKKMFLAFLSGSDRITGYGLESFRFWIEDPQVENPDEVSPSASTCYLILFLPRYSSKNILKAKLLFAIEHNEGFGLA, from the exons ATGGCGAGGGGAcggcggcagcggggccgggggagcgGCGCGGCAG GGCGCACGCAGTCGCAGAGGAATGAGGAGGTGCGGTGCTCAAACCATGATGCAACACATAAACTCATTCTCTTCCCTAGCGGGAAGCTTTCCGAACACTGGGCTAAACCTTCAGCAAACTACCCCAAGGCAAG GCTGGTGCAAGAACTGGGAAACCGAAATATTGTTCAAGTAGCATGTGGGGACCAGCATGCCATGGCACTATCCAGAG GGGGTGAGCTCTTCACCTGGGGCCAGAACACCCATGGACAACTTGGAGTGAGGATCCAAACCACATTTACTCCCAAACCACAGCTGGTGGAAAGATTAAAGGGCATCCCAATTGCTCAAATTGCTGCCGGAGGAGCTCACAGCATCACTGTATCACTCTCTGGAACTGTGTATTCCTGGGGAAAGAACAGTTTCGGACAGCTGGGACTCGGAGACACGAAAG ATAAGGACTGCCCAACATATGTTGGAGCTCTAGAGCACTGGAAGACTGTGTTTATCTCATGTGGGGAAGATCATACTGCAGTTCTCTCCAAG GATGGGCTGGTGTGCACCTTTGGAGCAGGAGGGTCTGGCCAGCTGGGTCACAACTCCACCCGGAATGAACTCCTGCCTCGAGTGGTGGCTGAGCTGTGGGGAGCAAGGGTTTCACACATTGCCTGTGGCAG aCAATACACTGTGGCCTATGTCCCTTCCTTGGACAAACTCTATTTCTTTGGTTCTGATGATGGACAACTGGAAGATGAGAGGAAGACAAATCAGTTGATACCACTTCCCATCAATTCACCAGTGAATACTGGAAAATCCTGCCAGA aAAAGGATGCATCAAAAAAAGGGATTAAAATTACTGCAGGAATAAACCAAAGTTTTGCCCACTTCAAGGAGAAG AATTCATATTTGAGCAGAATTGCCACTCTGGAGGATAAAGAAGTGGATGCATGGATTTCTAATTCTAAATGTCGTAGGAGTATAAAAAA GAATATCAGACTGATTTTTTCATCTGAGGCTTGCATCAACGGAAGCTTCCTGGACAAAAG AGACAAACATTTCAAAACTTCCAAAGAAGTCTCAGGCATAGACATGTCAGAAGTGAAACGTTTTTATAAGAAGATCAGTAAAAACCAAACAGTCTATCAGGAG GTGAAACAGGCGATTCTGAATTTACTGACATCATTGTCTTCCTCTTTCATCTCACCTGAAAATTTCAGAGTCTACTTGATCTTGCCTTTCCTTCTGAATGGGAAGGATATAGactctttcctttctctgagtCTTCTGGCTCAAGCCATCATGAAGCTCCAGCCAGAGGGCCTGCAAACTCTTG aatgCCTATGGGCAAACCTAGAAACATCCTTTTTCAAGAAGCTGGTCATTGTCTATCAGAGGGTTTCcaagaaaattctgtttcaatTTGTCCTGGACTACAAAGCCATTGGACCAAGCTGCCTCTTCAACCGGGACCCAACTGAAAATGCACCTCTGCAAATACTGCAGATGCTTTACCAG GTGAATTCCAGAACTGGTTTCAGAGTACATGAAAACGACTTCCATGTACCTGAAGTGAAAGAGATTATCAACTTATATTCGTCCTTCAATATAGTA ACAGTCCTAAGGAAGCTGAGCAAGTACCCATGCATCTTTGACAGAATAAACAAGATCCACCTTCACAAAACAGAATGCAGGGTTCTGTCCAATATCTCTCCT ATACCACTTAGGTGGATCcctgaaaaatggaaattttgcaTCAGAAGACAATGCCTTCTGCAGGACAtatggaaaaatttaaaatccgCCTCAAACCAAGATTTCAGGAAGATGTTAGAG GTGACTTTTGTGGGTGAGATGGGAGAGGACAGAGGTGGGGTGTCCCAGGAGCTCTTCAGCATTGCAGCCAGGACCCTCTGCCAGCCCAGTGCCAGCACCTTCTGTCACTTCCCCTCCGGCCTTGTGTGGTTCCCCAAACAG GCCTCAAGCTGTGAGGATAAAGACACTTTCCTCATGATTGGGACACTGTGTGGAATGGCCCTGTTTAACCAGCGCATGGtgcccttccccttccccagggCACTCTACAAAAAGCTGCTGGACCTGGCCCCCACCCTGGAGGACCTTGAGGATCTGCTGCCAACCGTGGGCCG GAGTCTTTGGAGAATTTTGAATGAAGAAAGTGACAGCTTGGATTTGGACTTCACG ATAATGGAAGGAGGAGATTCCACTGAGGTTGTTGAACTTAAAGAAAATGGTGCCAACATTCCTGTCACTAAGGATAACAg GAAAGAATATATTGATTTGTATGTGAATTATATGTTCAATAAATCAGTACAGAAGCCATTTGAGGACTTTATGCAAGGGTTCTTAAGAGGCTGCCCAGCTAGAAATTGGAAGATGTTTTTCCCTGAAGAGCTGCAGGTTCTTCTCCAGGGACACACAATATTTGACTGGCATCTGCTGGAAAAG AATGCAATGTACGGACGGTATAAGAAGTCAGATCAAACTATCAGGATGTTTTGGACTGTGTTTCACAAGctaccagaagaaaaaaagaaaatgttccttG CTTTTTTGTCAGGATCTGATCGAATCACTGGCTATGGACTGGAAAGTTTTAGATTTTGGATTGAAGATCCTCAAGTAGAAAATCCAGATGAGGTCTCTCCCTCTGCCAGTACTTGCTACCTCATTTTGTTCCTTCCTAGATACAGCAGTAAAAATATACTCAAAGCAAAATTGCTTTTTGCCATAGAGCATAATGAAGGCTTTGGCCTTGCTTAA
- the PIGY gene encoding phosphatidylinositol N-acetylglucosaminyltransferase subunit Y, which translates to MAGAGLLPSLPTLTVLVPLLSLAGLFYSASVDETFPQGCTSTTSLCFYSLLLPVTVPVYVFFHLWTWMGIKLFRHN; encoded by the coding sequence ATGGCCggagcagggctgctgccctccctgcccacGCTGACTGTGCTCgttcccctcctgtccctggcaggcCTGTTCTACTCGGCCAGCGTAGACGAAACTTTCCCCCAGGGCTGCACCAGCACAACCAGCCTGTGTTTCTACAGCCTCCTCCTTCCTGTTACAGTACCAGTTTATGTGTTCTTTCACCTGTGGACCTGGATGGGGATTAAGCTTTTTCGCCACAACTAG